The proteins below are encoded in one region of Paraflavitalea devenefica:
- a CDS encoding sensor histidine kinase has protein sequence MTNSTLTRLPTLLTVLMVWLFQPLYLPAQNNYIIKHYTNENGLPANGIKGIELDQKNGFLWVGTQGGLVRFDGKHFTGFAASKEVLINSRIALIARNREGTVFFGDDNFSVNRINGDRAVFVLTDTFFIPPPFRPSAGGYDMQSPEKVVEKLRSLKPSSFLPPWVVFHDEAGDSSSFSFIHFKQAYHYQAARNRLLDFPGFDMVVKLNAATYFVRSALELSWYNDSLGKLQPVRIHGLPRNNSWEKEKPRLIWMPGMEAPLIINGQDLWKLTGQRDSLHLQPVCRECCPQNGNITCARLWEEQGLFFLGSETNGLYVVRTPFIHPVRADPTIEAGREEYAQVEVTPGTVTTASGLTFTSRGELIRAKSGFRFPRTNIYQDRQGDCWFSVVDTIFHYHHRDGRVTKMLINNWAAKTVFAEMDGHMYVIFDLAIAEITGDRYRVLYQLPGSVNNVKDFLSADAAVEWKPGTLAIATNKLLLFHRNRPAVLDTIPIPGLTTKIRALCKHGDYLLIGTYGQGFYMYKNGVVKKMPLDKNGYLSHAHCFMPDEKGYCWISTNRGLFKASWQALTTAWEKDLPEIYYHYFGKEDGVFNTEFNGGCQPCAIRLSNDWLSFPTMNGVAILDPLRPHSPPPAGQIFIDEVRTDAALHQANDDYLQALPYPARNLRFRLTMPHFGNPENIYFSYKLEPYHEEWETQDIIQNNTIQFGGLQPGSYTLYLRVRNGFEPNQFGTTVIGFRILKPWYQAWWFYVLCALGFIALMGGVIKWRTARIAKRKEELQELVNLQTRDLEQQSKQLESQLSQLQNQQVRLEEDNNIKARLIGIISHDMISPLKFMGYMSKRLREAFPESDASYHTATFIANVAQELESLSVNILNWIKFHHQSVKMKPERFDLHALITASVEIPATLAKEKGLSFQIDVPEHTEMIQYRQAMGVILYNLSMNAMKYTGKGDISIKSENTADGVLLTVRDTGAGMPPELVWKLNNTESFVAGYSIGETSKYQFGYVIIKDLLRLVDAHMKVESALNEGTTVILQFRKITDTSNMMHG, from the coding sequence ATGACAAACAGCACATTGACAAGATTACCCACCCTCCTGACCGTACTAATGGTGTGGCTGTTCCAGCCCCTTTACCTTCCTGCACAGAACAACTATATCATTAAACATTATACCAACGAAAACGGCCTGCCGGCCAATGGCATTAAAGGCATTGAACTCGATCAAAAGAACGGTTTCTTATGGGTAGGAACCCAGGGAGGGCTGGTCCGTTTCGATGGAAAACATTTCACCGGCTTTGCAGCCAGTAAAGAAGTACTGATCAACTCCCGCATTGCCCTCATTGCCCGCAACAGGGAAGGAACGGTCTTTTTTGGAGATGATAATTTCTCCGTGAACCGGATCAATGGTGATCGGGCTGTGTTCGTCCTGACCGACACTTTTTTTATACCGCCACCCTTCCGGCCAAGTGCGGGGGGATATGACATGCAGTCGCCGGAAAAAGTGGTGGAAAAACTCCGCAGCCTGAAGCCTTCCTCCTTTCTGCCTCCCTGGGTGGTATTTCACGATGAGGCCGGTGACAGCAGCAGCTTTTCATTTATCCATTTCAAACAGGCGTATCATTACCAGGCAGCCCGGAACAGGTTGCTGGATTTTCCGGGCTTCGATATGGTAGTGAAGCTGAATGCAGCCACCTATTTTGTCCGTTCGGCCCTGGAACTCTCGTGGTATAACGATAGCCTGGGAAAATTACAGCCCGTCCGCATTCACGGCCTGCCCCGCAACAACAGTTGGGAGAAAGAGAAACCCCGCCTCATTTGGATGCCAGGTATGGAGGCGCCGCTTATCATTAATGGGCAGGATCTCTGGAAGCTAACGGGTCAGCGCGACAGCCTTCACCTGCAGCCCGTGTGCCGGGAATGCTGTCCGCAAAACGGCAACATCACCTGCGCCCGCCTGTGGGAAGAACAAGGACTCTTTTTTTTAGGCAGCGAAACCAACGGCCTCTACGTTGTCAGAACACCGTTTATACACCCGGTGCGGGCAGATCCCACCATCGAGGCAGGCAGGGAAGAATATGCCCAGGTGGAAGTCACACCCGGAACCGTTACTACCGCTTCCGGACTTACATTTACATCCCGGGGAGAGCTGATCAGGGCAAAATCAGGCTTCCGGTTTCCCCGCACTAATATTTATCAGGACAGGCAGGGCGATTGCTGGTTCTCTGTGGTAGATACCATCTTTCACTACCATCACCGGGATGGCCGGGTTACAAAAATGCTCATTAACAACTGGGCGGCCAAGACGGTATTTGCGGAAATGGACGGCCATATGTACGTTATTTTCGACCTGGCGATAGCCGAAATCACCGGCGACCGCTACCGGGTGCTTTATCAATTGCCCGGCAGCGTCAACAACGTGAAGGACTTCCTGTCTGCCGATGCAGCAGTCGAATGGAAACCAGGCACGCTGGCCATTGCAACAAACAAGCTGTTGCTATTTCACCGGAACAGACCGGCGGTCCTCGACACCATTCCTATTCCCGGGCTTACGACGAAAATACGCGCCTTATGTAAACATGGCGATTACCTGCTGATCGGCACCTATGGGCAGGGATTCTATATGTATAAGAACGGAGTCGTAAAAAAAATGCCCCTCGACAAGAACGGGTATCTCTCCCACGCGCATTGCTTTATGCCCGATGAAAAAGGATACTGCTGGATCAGCACCAACCGCGGGCTGTTTAAGGCAAGCTGGCAGGCATTGACAACAGCCTGGGAAAAAGACCTGCCTGAAATATACTACCACTACTTTGGAAAAGAAGATGGCGTTTTTAATACAGAATTCAATGGCGGCTGCCAGCCCTGCGCCATCAGGTTGAGCAATGACTGGCTCTCATTTCCTACCATGAATGGAGTAGCGATCCTTGATCCGCTCCGGCCCCATAGCCCTCCACCCGCAGGACAGATCTTTATTGATGAAGTACGGACAGATGCTGCCTTGCACCAGGCAAATGATGATTACCTGCAGGCGCTGCCCTACCCTGCCCGCAACCTGCGTTTCAGGCTGACCATGCCTCACTTTGGCAATCCGGAGAATATCTATTTCTCCTATAAGCTGGAACCCTATCATGAGGAATGGGAAACACAGGATATTATTCAAAACAATACCATCCAGTTCGGCGGACTACAACCAGGCAGCTACACCTTATACCTGCGGGTAAGAAATGGATTTGAGCCTAACCAGTTCGGGACTACAGTGATCGGGTTCCGTATATTGAAACCCTGGTACCAGGCCTGGTGGTTTTATGTGTTGTGTGCGTTGGGCTTTATAGCCTTGATGGGAGGAGTGATAAAATGGCGAACCGCGAGGATTGCGAAGCGAAAAGAAGAACTGCAGGAACTGGTAAACTTGCAAACCCGGGATTTAGAACAACAAAGTAAACAGCTCGAAAGCCAGCTCTCACAATTGCAAAACCAGCAGGTACGGCTGGAAGAAGACAATAACATCAAAGCAAGACTGATCGGCATCATCAGCCATGATATGATCAGCCCGCTTAAATTCATGGGGTATATGAGCAAAAGGCTGCGGGAGGCTTTCCCGGAGTCGGATGCTTCCTATCATACAGCCACCTTCATTGCCAATGTGGCGCAGGAACTGGAATCACTTTCCGTGAACATCCTGAACTGGATCAAATTCCATCACCAGTCCGTAAAGATGAAACCGGAAAGATTTGATCTGCATGCATTGATAACAGCATCAGTTGAAATACCAGCTACCCTGGCCAAAGAAAAAGGACTGTCATTTCAGATCGATGTTCCTGAACACACCGAAATGATCCAATACCGGCAGGCCATGGGCGTTATTCTATATAACCTTTCCATGAATGCCATGAAATATACCGGAAAGGGGGACATCAGTATCAAAAGCGAAAACACAGCAGACGGGGTGCTATTGACTGTTAGGGATACCGGTGCCGGTATGCCACCGGAATTAGTCTGGAAACTAAACAATACAGAATCCTTTGTGGCCGGTTATTCCATTGGGGAAACCTCAAAATACCAGTTTGGATATGTCATTATAAAAGACCTGCTACGCCTGGTCGATGCCCATATGAAAGTGGAAAGCGCGTTGAACGAGGGAACAACAGTCATTCTTCAATTCAGAAAGATAACAGATACCAGTAATATGATGCATGGTTAA
- a CDS encoding sigma-54-dependent transcriptional regulator, which translates to MNIRILIVEDQFIEANNLKHTLLGAGYEVCSIARSVPIALTILEKEKPHLVLLDIFLQGPLTGIDLARTLEKQHIPFVYLSANSNKEVLDAAKSTKPYGFLVKPFRKSDVLVMLDVAWYLHQEKEASRKANRPAPGPPADAATGGIIGSGPAHQELLKHIRIVAPSNTSVLILGENGTGKERVAQAIHQSSPRSTKPFVVVNCGALPANLIESELFGHEKGAFTGALHQRIGKFEQADGGTIFLDEVGELPLDAQVKFLRVLQEREIESIGGRVKKINVRIIAATNRDLEQEVAACRFRVDLYYRLNVFPLHLLPLRERKDDILPLALHFLAIHAREAGKIISGFSSAVIHTLLQYNWPGNVRELQNIVERTVLLAEGTEIDHLLLKAGSLPAGSAATTTDTKKTKTMADNERDHIIAVLEQCNWKISGKGGAAELLAINANTLFSRLKKLGIEKKVSARKGEA; encoded by the coding sequence ATGAACATCCGGATATTGATAGTGGAAGATCAGTTCATCGAAGCCAATAACTTAAAGCACACGTTGCTGGGAGCCGGATACGAGGTATGTTCCATTGCCCGGTCTGTGCCTATTGCCCTCACCATTCTTGAAAAGGAAAAGCCCCACCTTGTACTACTCGACATTTTTTTGCAGGGACCGCTTACCGGCATCGATCTCGCCAGGACCCTGGAGAAACAGCATATCCCCTTTGTATATCTTTCGGCCAACTCGAATAAAGAGGTGCTGGATGCTGCCAAAAGCACCAAACCATACGGTTTCCTGGTGAAGCCATTCCGGAAAAGCGATGTGCTGGTGATGCTCGATGTGGCGTGGTACCTCCACCAGGAAAAGGAAGCGAGCAGGAAAGCCAACAGGCCAGCACCCGGTCCACCCGCTGATGCAGCCACCGGCGGCATTATAGGCAGTGGCCCTGCCCACCAGGAGTTATTGAAGCATATCAGGATCGTGGCCCCTTCCAATACTTCCGTGCTCATCCTGGGAGAAAATGGCACCGGCAAGGAACGGGTGGCACAGGCCATTCACCAGTCCTCTCCGCGCAGCACGAAGCCGTTCGTGGTAGTGAACTGCGGCGCTTTACCCGCCAACCTGATCGAGTCGGAATTGTTTGGTCATGAAAAAGGCGCCTTCACGGGCGCCCTCCATCAACGCATCGGGAAGTTTGAACAGGCCGACGGTGGAACTATTTTCCTGGATGAAGTAGGGGAACTCCCCCTTGATGCACAGGTGAAGTTCCTGCGTGTGCTCCAGGAAAGAGAAATAGAAAGCATTGGCGGCCGGGTTAAAAAGATCAATGTGCGCATCATCGCCGCCACCAACCGCGACCTGGAACAGGAGGTAGCAGCCTGCCGTTTCCGGGTGGATCTTTATTACCGCCTCAATGTATTTCCCCTGCACCTGCTTCCCTTGCGTGAACGGAAGGACGATATTTTGCCGCTCGCCCTTCATTTTTTGGCCATCCATGCCCGGGAAGCAGGAAAAATCATCAGCGGCTTTTCTTCAGCAGTTATTCATACCCTTCTACAGTATAACTGGCCCGGCAATGTGCGCGAATTGCAGAACATCGTGGAGCGAACCGTTTTGCTGGCAGAAGGTACGGAGATCGATCACCTTCTCCTGAAAGCGGGATCCCTTCCGGCCGGCAGTGCCGCCACCACCACCGATACGAAGAAGACCAAGACCATGGCAGACAATGAAAGAGACCATATCATAGCTGTACTTGAACAATGCAACTGGAAGATCTCCGGCAAAGGAGGGGCCGCGGAACTCCTCGCTATCAATGCCAATACGCTTTTCTCACGGTTGAAGAAACTGGGCATAGAAAAGAAGGTCAGCGCCCGCAAAGGCGAAGCTTAA
- a CDS encoding HlyD family secretion protein, whose amino-acid sequence METKNNKASRFVNMLIKAIAVSVVIIGLIYFVRYLVYIDEYEDTNDAQVDSFINPVSARAGGFIREVLFEEHQPVKQGDTLVILDNREYLQKVKEAGALLEDTRAQQEILDAAIRSAQTATLVNRDQINAAQARRWQQEQDIKRFRNLLNEEAVTLSDFEQVQTRYDITNSDYSAAINSLKTGDSKVRELQARYNALFAARKRAEAVLDLAKLNLSYTVITSPYNGYTGRKTILEGQQVQAGQPLVSVVNTNDKWVIANFKETQVHGMYIGQPVEIEADAIPGSTFQGKIEAISASTGSKFSLLPADNSTGNFVKIVQRVPVKIIFNEGDVEALKAGMNVKIKVKKATK is encoded by the coding sequence ATGGAAACAAAAAATAATAAAGCATCGCGCTTTGTGAATATGCTCATCAAAGCGATCGCTGTATCGGTAGTCATAATAGGACTTATTTATTTTGTCCGGTATCTTGTATACATAGACGAATACGAAGACACCAATGATGCACAGGTCGATTCCTTCATCAATCCTGTTTCTGCACGGGCCGGCGGCTTTATCAGGGAAGTGTTATTTGAGGAGCACCAGCCAGTAAAACAAGGAGACACACTGGTTATCCTCGACAACAGGGAATACCTGCAGAAAGTAAAAGAAGCCGGGGCCTTGCTGGAAGATACCAGGGCGCAGCAGGAAATACTGGACGCAGCCATAAGATCAGCCCAAACCGCCACACTGGTCAACAGAGATCAGATCAATGCTGCCCAGGCAAGACGCTGGCAACAGGAACAGGACATAAAAAGATTCAGGAACCTGTTGAATGAAGAAGCCGTTACACTCTCAGATTTCGAACAGGTTCAAACAAGATATGATATAACAAACAGTGATTACAGCGCTGCTATCAATAGCTTAAAAACCGGAGACAGCAAGGTACGCGAGTTGCAAGCCAGGTACAATGCGCTGTTTGCAGCCCGGAAACGGGCCGAAGCAGTACTGGATCTGGCAAAGCTTAACCTGAGTTATACGGTCATCACTTCACCCTATAATGGTTATACCGGAAGGAAAACCATCCTGGAAGGACAGCAGGTACAGGCAGGACAGCCACTGGTGTCCGTAGTCAATACAAATGACAAATGGGTGATTGCAAACTTTAAAGAAACCCAGGTTCACGGCATGTATATAGGACAACCCGTTGAGATAGAGGCCGACGCCATCCCCGGCAGCACATTTCAGGGAAAAATAGAAGCTATATCCGCATCCACCGGATCAAAGTTCTCTTTGCTGCCGGCAGATAATTCAACCGGCAATTTTGTAAAGATCGTACAGCGGGTTCCGGTTAAGATAATATTTAATGAAGGCGACGTGGAAGCACTCAAAGCAGGAATGAACGTAAAGATCAAGGTGAAGAAAGCTACAAAATAA
- a CDS encoding TolC family protein — protein sequence MNSKTMKLCSIGKLLKQGMYPLFFSVSVCSLQGQTVNSTTIKLSLLEAIRYAKGSNKLIDVLKTEESATKLDIEDAKMGVLPRIQSNAVYQRYTKATLFDGVLGDPHQIPKPPDPNAGALALESSFNVYAGGRQRSVITDLERKNELASINTREQEANIGLQVALQYLDMIRLYFQERLIKDQLARAYTRLKNINTFYANGKVTKSDVLRAEVVLSNVLLSETANKNDYLISNQKLNTLLNLDGFTTIIPVDTTSLILYDSLLLEELLQDYGGSYAILKAQKYIELQENRTRLVKSFNLPAVAIFGGYGFNYPNTLLFPAVAQTLGVGTAGIRVTYELSSLYQNKDKVRSSRLRETALKDQKRWIAGNVQQETKALAIKYHEAVTRMQVIIKSIEQAETNFNIQNTKYLNQLTLLTDLLEADNLYQESRFNYIQANIAALSIYYRLLFITGKL from the coding sequence ATGAACAGCAAGACGATGAAACTATGCAGCATTGGAAAACTACTAAAGCAAGGTATGTATCCCCTCTTTTTTAGTGTATCGGTTTGTAGCCTCCAGGGACAGACAGTAAATAGTACAACTATTAAACTTTCCCTCCTGGAGGCTATCCGGTATGCAAAAGGATCCAACAAACTGATTGATGTATTGAAAACCGAGGAAAGTGCCACAAAATTAGATATAGAAGATGCCAAAATGGGCGTACTACCCCGTATTCAAAGCAATGCTGTTTATCAGCGTTACACCAAAGCAACGCTATTCGATGGCGTGCTGGGCGATCCGCATCAGATCCCCAAACCACCAGATCCAAACGCCGGAGCCCTCGCCTTGGAATCATCTTTTAATGTATACGCAGGTGGCAGACAAAGATCGGTGATTACAGACCTGGAGCGCAAAAATGAACTGGCTTCTATTAACACCAGGGAACAGGAAGCGAATATCGGATTACAGGTAGCGCTGCAATACCTGGATATGATCAGGCTTTACTTCCAGGAACGTCTTATAAAAGATCAGCTAGCCAGGGCGTATACACGCCTGAAGAACATTAACACCTTTTATGCCAACGGCAAAGTAACCAAAAGCGATGTCTTAAGAGCAGAGGTGGTATTATCCAATGTACTGTTAAGTGAAACCGCCAATAAAAATGACTACCTGATCAGCAATCAAAAGCTGAATACACTATTAAACCTGGACGGGTTTACAACAATCATCCCTGTAGATACCACCTCATTGATCCTGTACGACAGTTTGCTATTAGAAGAATTACTACAGGATTATGGAGGCTCCTATGCCATTTTAAAAGCGCAGAAGTATATTGAGCTCCAGGAAAACCGGACAAGGTTGGTGAAGTCATTCAATCTTCCGGCTGTAGCCATATTTGGCGGTTATGGCTTCAACTATCCAAACACCTTGCTTTTTCCGGCTGTTGCACAAACATTGGGGGTGGGCACAGCCGGCATCCGGGTTACCTATGAACTATCGTCACTATACCAGAACAAAGACAAGGTCAGATCCTCCCGCCTGCGGGAGACAGCATTAAAAGACCAGAAACGATGGATAGCCGGCAATGTGCAGCAAGAGACCAAAGCATTGGCCATTAAATACCATGAAGCAGTTACCCGCATGCAGGTCATTATAAAATCCATTGAACAGGCGGAAACAAACTTCAACATACAAAACACCAAATACCTTAACCAGCTCACCTTATTAACCGATCTCCTGGAAGCCGACAATCTTTACCAGGAGTCCAGGTTCAACTACATACAGGCCAATATTGCCGCCTTATCCATATACTACCGTTTACTTTTTATAACCGGCAAACTTTAA
- a CDS encoding response regulator: protein METVLIADDHEIVRRGIRMLIESFPEKYHCIEANSCTAVAQILSRERIHYAILDMVLADGNIFSIIQPIEACSHHTSILVYSMNAERIYARRFIEKGVRGFLSKQTSIEELEKAIRSIFKGEVYLSEELKESLLNKSPTNLSQNPVDRLSDRELEVVEYVVIGMGTKEIAQKMNLDITTISTYRRRAFEKLEVQNTIELKEKFLLYKTQAG from the coding sequence ATGGAAACCGTTTTGATTGCTGATGACCATGAAATAGTACGGCGTGGAATCAGGATGCTGATAGAGAGCTTTCCCGAAAAATACCATTGCATAGAAGCAAATTCCTGTACAGCAGTAGCACAAATACTTTCCCGCGAACGGATACACTATGCCATTCTTGATATGGTATTGGCCGATGGGAATATCTTCTCCATCATCCAGCCAATCGAAGCCTGCAGCCACCACACCAGCATCCTGGTTTATTCTATGAATGCGGAAAGAATTTATGCCAGGCGGTTCATTGAAAAAGGGGTCCGCGGCTTCCTGTCCAAGCAAACCTCCATCGAAGAACTCGAAAAGGCGATCCGCAGCATTTTTAAAGGCGAAGTCTATTTAAGTGAGGAACTGAAAGAATCGCTGTTAAACAAGTCCCCCACCAACCTTTCCCAAAACCCTGTCGACCGGTTGTCCGACAGAGAACTGGAAGTAGTGGAATATGTTGTCATAGGAATGGGCACCAAAGAAATAGCGCAGAAAATGAACCTCGACATAACAACCATCAGCACCTACCGCAGACGGGCTTTTGAAAAACTGGAGGTACAGAATACAATTGAGCTGAAAGAAAAATTCTTATTATACAAAACACAGGCCGGCTGA
- a CDS encoding tetratricopeptide repeat-containing sensor histidine kinase — MNRHLLLLTVLLAFHATVTARQTDPAKSPVSPQKAALLERLALTRPDTGRVHALFALADFHWRKEYSLDSMISYGSRSLALAKQLKYEPGINESANLLCIAYTKKDKYDNARSLLPQVSKEQQVRLLIRIGEGFLFSPGLKKPALDTALTYFTRALQTARAIGSVEWKHESLIALGKYYFSSEQLQKGKDAFLEIIRDLQQSKELSREAHIWSELGKYMPDTDSSYRDVMWAHGTALQLYRRLKDTANLYSVMEDMAAVNMFHYRFDTAKAQFLQALEWRKQLGRKKLYPATRALGWLSFATGNLEAALEWALITEKNEQELGDPPSAYNKALLGLIYAEDGQHLKALSYFLDCKDAVRFLPYFIAQRVTDEYIQLGQPDKALAYLQEMEAQKPPKNPHQEQSIAAAKGDVYAALNKPALAGQYYREMMALDKPARQFKAREIMPMYFTVTGAEVNYKMARFYVHQQRFTEAAPYLAIAARMNANSPNLFYMVSNLRDIRRLQYKIDSAAGNYQAALEHHLQYTLLNDSIADVAKTRRLNRLQVEYETEKKELIIRQKDTEIKSANETSQLRLDNLKQARFIRNISIAATLVFLLLAVLFYRQYRQKQRANQLVTTQNDQLQHLLKEKDWLLKEVHHRVKNNLQTIICLLESQAVFLENDALKAIESSQHRIYAMSLIHQKLYQVDNMKSIEMSNYLPEFIQYLKQSFGNTNKILFQTEVEPLRLDVCVAIPIALIVNEAVTNSIKYAFPGDRKGTIQVYMYQTAGEAVLEVADDGIGIDEDIKDKTLNSLGVELMKGLSEEINGQIEFVSDGGTKITVRFTPNSLFYPTFQSEKEKEVSV; from the coding sequence ATGAACCGACACCTACTTCTGCTGACTGTTTTGCTGGCATTCCATGCCACGGTTACCGCAAGACAAACAGACCCGGCCAAGTCACCTGTTTCCCCACAAAAAGCTGCCTTATTGGAGCGCCTGGCCCTGACCAGGCCGGATACAGGCAGGGTACATGCGTTGTTTGCCCTGGCTGATTTTCACTGGCGCAAGGAATATAGCCTTGACAGTATGATCAGTTATGGCAGCCGTTCTCTGGCCCTGGCCAAACAATTGAAGTATGAACCGGGCATTAATGAGAGCGCCAATCTCCTGTGTATAGCCTATACAAAGAAAGACAAGTACGATAATGCCAGAAGCCTGCTGCCCCAGGTAAGTAAGGAGCAGCAGGTACGTTTACTGATCCGTATCGGCGAAGGATTTCTGTTCAGTCCCGGGTTGAAAAAGCCTGCACTGGATACTGCTTTGACGTATTTTACCCGGGCGCTGCAAACTGCCCGGGCCATTGGATCGGTTGAATGGAAACACGAAAGCCTTATTGCGCTGGGCAAGTATTATTTTTCATCGGAACAATTGCAAAAAGGGAAGGATGCTTTTCTCGAAATTATCCGTGATCTGCAACAAAGTAAAGAGCTTTCCAGGGAAGCGCATATCTGGTCGGAACTGGGTAAATACATGCCGGACACGGACAGTAGTTACCGGGACGTCATGTGGGCCCACGGAACAGCGCTGCAATTGTACCGCCGGTTGAAAGACACCGCGAACCTTTATTCTGTGATGGAAGATATGGCCGCCGTGAATATGTTCCATTACCGGTTCGATACGGCCAAAGCCCAGTTCCTGCAAGCATTGGAATGGCGTAAGCAACTCGGCAGGAAAAAGCTATATCCCGCTACCCGGGCGCTTGGCTGGCTGAGCTTTGCTACCGGTAACCTTGAAGCGGCGCTGGAGTGGGCACTGATCACAGAAAAGAACGAGCAGGAACTTGGAGACCCGCCGAGTGCTTATAACAAGGCGCTCCTGGGCCTCATTTATGCAGAGGACGGGCAACACCTAAAGGCCCTGTCTTATTTCCTCGACTGCAAGGACGCTGTCAGATTCCTGCCTTACTTTATTGCACAGCGGGTAACAGACGAATATATCCAGTTGGGACAACCGGATAAGGCGCTGGCCTACCTGCAGGAGATGGAAGCCCAAAAGCCGCCGAAGAACCCGCACCAGGAGCAATCTATTGCTGCTGCCAAAGGCGATGTTTATGCTGCGCTCAATAAGCCGGCGCTGGCCGGACAATATTACCGGGAGATGATGGCGCTTGACAAGCCGGCCCGGCAATTCAAGGCCCGTGAGATTATGCCGATGTACTTCACTGTAACCGGCGCAGAGGTTAATTATAAAATGGCCCGCTTCTATGTGCATCAGCAGCGTTTTACAGAAGCGGCGCCTTACCTGGCCATAGCCGCCAGGATGAATGCGAACTCGCCCAACCTGTTTTATATGGTGAGCAACCTGCGTGATATCCGCCGGCTGCAGTACAAGATAGACTCGGCCGCCGGTAATTACCAGGCTGCGCTGGAGCATCATCTTCAATATACTCTACTTAATGATTCTATAGCTGATGTTGCCAAAACCCGTCGTCTGAACCGCCTCCAGGTGGAGTACGAAACGGAGAAAAAGGAATTGATCATCCGCCAAAAGGATACAGAGATAAAGTCAGCGAACGAAACCAGTCAACTGCGGCTGGATAACCTGAAGCAGGCACGTTTCATTCGCAATATCAGCATCGCCGCCACCCTCGTATTCCTGTTACTGGCGGTACTATTTTACAGGCAGTACCGGCAGAAACAACGTGCCAACCAACTGGTGACTACACAGAATGATCAATTGCAACACCTGCTGAAAGAAAAAGACTGGTTGCTGAAGGAGGTGCACCACCGCGTGAAGAACAACCTTCAAACGATCATCTGCCTGCTGGAATCGCAGGCGGTATTCCTGGAGAACGATGCACTCAAAGCCATTGAAAGCAGCCAGCACAGGATCTATGCCATGTCGCTGATACACCAGAAACTTTACCAGGTTGACAATATGAAGAGCATTGAAATGAGTAACTATTTGCCTGAGTTCATCCAATACCTCAAGCAAAGTTTTGGAAATACGAATAAGATCCTTTTCCAGACCGAGGTTGAGCCGCTGCGGCTTGATGTATGCGTCGCCATTCCCATCGCGCTCATTGTTAACGAAGCCGTTACCAACTCCATCAAATATGCGTTCCCAGGCGATCGCAAGGGCACTATACAGGTGTACATGTACCAGACGGCAGGCGAAGCAGTGCTGGAGGTGGCCGACGATGGCATCGGTATCGATGAGGACATCAAAGACAAAACCCTTAATTCGCTGGGCGTGGAGCTGATGAAAGGATTAAGTGAAGAGATCAATGGACAGATTGAATTTGTCAGCGATGGAGGAACAAAGATCACCGTCAGATTTACCCCCAATTCTCTATTCTATCCTACCTTTCAGTCTGAAAAAGAAAAGGAGGTATCGGTATGA